The Candidatus Saccharimonadales bacterium genome includes the window TTGCAGCAAATCCCTGACAACCGAACGATTCTTAAGACGGTTAATCTATAGTGCTTATCCGTCGGAACGAATTCCTCCTGTTATACTAGAACAGTGATACGCGCTATTATCTTCGATTGTTTTGGTGTGCTGTACCTGGATGCAAGCCGCTATTTTTATGAACATCACGTCGTCGGATATGAACGGCTTCAACCCGAACTCCTCAGTCTTAACAAGGCCTACGACTATGGGCTATTGTCGCAAAAAGAACTCGACCAAGCGGTCAGTGACCTGACTGGTCTTGATCTTCCATTCGTGTCCGAACATATCCAGGGTGTCCATAGGCGTAATCAAAAATTACTTGAATATGCCGAAACGCTTCGTCATGACTACAAAGTAGGAATGCTCAGTAATATTGGAATCGGCGCAATGGACGAGTTTTTTAGTCCGGCTGAACGCGTACAACTTTTTGATGCGGTCGTTTTATCCGGGGAAGAAAGCCTCACGAAACCACACCCGCGCATTTTTGAGTTAACAGCCGAACGGCTAGGTTTGCAGCCGCATGAATGCGTTATGATTGATGATATCGAAGAAAACTGCGCAGGGGCAGATGCTGCCGGAATGAAGGCCATTCTATATCAATCGAACACGCAGGTAAAAGCTGAACTTAGGGCGCTACTAGGGGATAAATAGTGCCCGAACTACCCGAAGTCGAAACCGTTCGCCGCGGCCTGCAATCACTTATTGTTGGATTAAAGATTAAGGACGTATCGCACGACACCCTAAAAAGTTTTCCGAATGCGGCCGCCGATGTGGGGGAGTTTTTAACACACGCATCAATTACCGGAATTCGTCGCCGGGCGAAAGTCCTTTTGATTGATCTTTCAACCAAGTACACATTAGTTATTCACCTAAAAATGACCGGCCAGTTAGTATATCGCGGCGAGGCAGTATTTGGTGCCGGCCATCCTAATGATAGCCTGATCGGGGAGCTGCCAGACCGTTCAACGCGGGTTACCCTGGCATTTACTGATGATTCGCATCTTTACTTTAACGATCAACGCAAGTTTGGCTGGATGAAGTTACTACCCACGATTGAAGTGCCGAATATTGATTTTATGAAAAAGGTCGGTCCTGAGCCACTCGAAGCAGACTTTACCGCCAGGGAGTTTGCCGAGCGTTTTAAGCGCCGTAGTAAAACCAGCATCAAAGCAGCGTTACTCGATCAAACGGTTGTCGCGGGTGTAGGCAATATTTATGCAGACGAAAGCCTGTGGGGCGCTAAAATCCATCCAAAACGCCTCGTGAATACGATTACCGATAGCGAGTTTAAAAAACTTCACACAGAACTTCGAAGCGTTATGAATTTAGCCATCGAAAAGGGCGGAAGTACCGACAAAAATTACGTTAACGCCGAAGGAAAACGGGGAAGTTATATGGATTTTGCAAGGGTATTTCGACGCGAGGGACAGCCATGTCCACGGTGCGGTACGACCATCATCAAATTCAAAGCCGCTGGCCGCGGAACGCACATCTGTCCACATTGCCAAACCCTATAAGAATTGGTATATTTCAACTATAGACAGGATGGTTTATATATATGTCGATCCGGGTCTGAATAAACCTAAAATAGGAGGCATTTATGGCATCCGTACAAAAAATAACACCGAGCCTATGGTTTGATGATAACTGCGAAGAAGCGATAAATTTTTACGTGTCGGTTTTTCCAGATTCAAAAATTGAAATGATCCAACGCTATCCCGAAGGCGTACAGGAAGGTCCAATGAAAGATATGGGCGGTAAGGTGCTTACCGGTATTTTCCAACTGGCTGGCCAGCGTTTTCAGGCGCTCGACGGCGGTCCTATCTTTAAATTTAACGAAGCGATTTCATTCAGCGTCGAATGCGAAACGCAGGAAGAAATCGATCATTACTGGGAAAATCTTTCCGCCGTACCCGAATCCGAACAATGTGGTTGGTGTAAGGACAAATTTGGCATGTCATGGCAAATCGTACCAAAACAGCTGGGCGAATTTATGACCAGTGATGACCCGGAAAAAGTTGGCCGAGTCATGGAGGCATTTATGCAAATGAAGAAATTCGACATCGCAAAACTTCAAGAAGCGTACGACGGCAAGTAATAGACTTTACTGTGAAAACCGCCCTATTCTCTAACATGGGGAATGGGGCTGCTGCGCGTTTTCAGGTATACTGACTAGAGTGATTACGTTACTTGTTGGAGAAAATAATTTTGAGGTTACGCGGGCGATTCAAAAACTGGCGGCTGACTTTGAAGGCGCGGTCGAAAAAATTGACGGAAGCGAGCTAGAACTCAGGCAGCTACCTGATTTATTAGCTGGCGCGACGCTTTTTGCTGACAAACGGCTCGTTGTTATTAAAAATCTTTCCGATAACAAAACGATGTGGTCGAATTTCGTTGATTTTATTCCACGCGTATCCGACGACGTCCATCTTGTTATCGTCGAACCTAAACCCGACAAACGTACCAAGACGTACAAAGATTTACAAAAAGTAGCCCAGGTCCAGGAATTTAAGGTTTGGGGTGAGCGCGATGATCGCGTTGCTGAAGAGTGGGTAGTAAAAGAAGCTCAAAACCTTGGCTTTGAGCTAGACAAAAAAAGCGCGGCAAAGGTAGTGCGGCAAATTGGTGTTGACCAGTGGCAACTGTATAGAGCACTTGAAAAACTAGCGATGGTCGACAGTATCACGCCGGCAGTTATCGAGGAAATTATCGACACCAACCCAACTGAAAATGTCTTTCATTTGTTCGACGCGGCATTAAAAGGTGATTCCGCAAAGGTGCAACACATGGTCGCGACGCTCCAGCTAACCGAAGACCCGTATCGTCTTTTCGGCCTGCTGAGCGGGCAGGTATTCCAGCTTGTCGCACTTGTCCTCAGCGAAAAACCAAGTGGGGAAGTGGCAAAAGATATTGGCGTGCATCCGTATGCGCTGTCTCAGCTTGCGTCTCATGCTAAGTCACTTGGCAAAGCCAAAGTAAAAAAGATTGTTGATGCATTTGCCGAAGCGGATGCCGATATGAAATCGCTTGGCATTGAGCCCTGGATTCTTCTAGAGCGGGCTTTATTAAAGGTAGCAAACGTTACATAGCAGTGGACTTTTGTTATAATCTTTGGCAATAAGGATATTATTATCTATGTCATATGAGCAGTTACCGACAGCAGATGACAGTACTCGCCCGAAAGAAGTGCATGATGATGTCACGGCATACATCAACGCGGGTGGGCGAGGGACAAGGCTAGGTTCGATTTTAGTGCCCCATCCTGATTTCGGTGTTATAAAGGCGCTGCTCGAAGTAGGTAATCCAACAGTTGTATTGCTTGATCACCACATTCAAAAAATGGCCCAAGCGGCTATGAGAAACGTTGTTATTTCTGCCGGAGATGTGGGAATGGTTGAGGAGTATGTTCTTGAATCCTATAACCAGAATCCTGGAATAGACGTAACGACATCATCATATAGACGAGGGAATGGCGGTGATCTACTAGGTGACGTTCACGCGCACCCAGAATTATTTGCAGACCGAATACTTGTCACTAATGTTGATACAATTCTTGATTTGGATGAAAGTGATTTTTTGTCATTTCACGAAAGAACGGGCACACCAATCAGTGTCGCTTTGACGACTAGAAAGAACGTTCCTAACGAGGATGCCTTTTATGTAGACCGCCAAGGCAAAGTGATCTTTTCAAGAGAGTCTCATATGCCTGCTTCGTCTGAAAAGAATGCTTCTCGAGCTAGCGCATGGAAGGGAAGCAGTACTGGAGCCGTGGTTGTTGAGACTAACTTTATAAAAGACTTCGTAGACAGTCACGACATGGGTGAGGTTTCGCTCTATAAAGACATCATGGGTGAGGCGATTCATAATGGGGCGGTTGCCGGATACAATAATGGACGTAAGTTTTTCATGGATTTAGGCACTGTCTCTACGTGGTTGGCTGCCCAAGATTCACATGTCGTAAATCCCTATTTGAAGCGTCAATTTTAATAAAATAACGACCGAAGAGAAATCTTCGGTCGTTATTTTAGAGAATGATTACTCTATTTTGCAGCTTTTTTAGCAGCAGGTTTCTTGGCTGGGGCTTTTTTAGCTACTGCAGGTTTTGCGGCGGCTTTTGTCACAGGCTTCTTTGCGGCTACTGGTTTAGCCTCTGCTTTTTTAGCAGCTGGTTTTGCAGCGGCTTTCGCTGGAGCTTTTTTGCCTGTGGCAAGCTTTACGCCAGCTTCTTTTGCAACCTTAGAAAGCTGAGCTTTTCGGCGGGCTACGGTGTTTTTCTTCATAAGCTTCTTCTTAACGGCTGTGTCAAGTTCGCTTTGGGCAGCACTTAGGCCAGCAGCAGTGGGCTTAGCAAGAAACGCCTTTGTAGCGTCTTTGATATCGCGTTTGATGCCGACATTGCGCTCGTTGCGCTTGATCGTTTGCTTCATTCGTTTAATTGCGGATTTGATGATTGGCATTCGTGTTCCTTTTTCTTAAAAGTTATTAGTACAATCAAGGCGTAATTATAGAGGAAAACCAATGAATTGTAAAGAGGTGCGCATTCTCATGAAATAGTGAAAGAGCCAGGACTTCCATACGCGCATGGCGTCGGTAGTCCTGGCTTCTTCGAAGCGTCGTTCTTGTTCAGTTGCTGGAAATCCTCGAGCAATTCCGTGGAGGGTAGGCATCATCAGAGATACGCTGGTTGGAGGCGCGTTGTATGGAGGCGCCGAACCACATGCAGAGACCGCAGAGGAAGAGCGTGACGCCCATCCAGATGATGACGCCGGCTTGAGCGAAGATGCCGATCAGGACGAAGAAGATACCTAGTCCGATCGCTATTCCGCTCAGCGCGTTGACTACGCCGGTGGTCTTGAAAACAGGCTTGTTGCTCATGTGAGTCTCCTAAACTCTGCTATGAAGTCGTAAGCTCCAATGGTGAAGAACATTCGAATCGAAGGCCGTCCCAGTAGGACGATACTTATATTATAACAAATTAAACTACTATTGTCAAATAGAGGGAATTCTGTTGACGCCATCAAACCACTTATGGTATAGTGAACCCAAATCCCAAATAAAATAAAAAGCAGGAAATAACCTCAATGAACGATGGCAACGCCAAGCAGCAAATCGTCGATAAGATCAAAAATAGTAGCAATATTTTGGTCACTGTTAGCGCCAACCCATCGGTTGATGAGCTAAGTGCGGCATTAGGGCTGACACTCATGCTCAATAAGCTGAATAAACATGCAACAGCGGTGTTTAGCGGCGCGATTCCTCCTGCAATTACTTTTTTGGACCCCGAAAAAACGTTTGAAAACACCGTCGATAGCCTCCGGGATTTTATTATTGCTCTTGATAAAGAAAAAGCGGATCACCTGCGCTACAAAGTTGATGGGGACGTCGTAAAGATCTTCATTACGCCATACCGGACAACAATTACTGGTGATGACCTTGATTTTAGTCAAGGTGACTACAATGTTGAACTTGTTTTGGCACTTGGGGTTAAAAACCAGGATAGTTTAGACAGCGCACTTGCCGCGCACGGCCGTATCCTGCACGATGCAACGGTGGCAACAATTAGTGTCGGAGATACCAAAAGTGAACTGGGCAACGTTGACTGGCGCGAAGAAACAGCCAGTAGTTTGAGCGAAGTACTAGTGGGCCTAAGCGATTTGCTAAAAAGCGACAAAGCACTTCTTGACGAACAAACCGCAACGGCGTTCCTGACGGGTATCGTTGCGGCAACCGACCGCTTTAGTAATAACCGCACGTCATCGCGGGTAATGACCGTCGCCGCACAACTTATGGGTGCTGGCGCGAACCAACAGCTGATTGCCTCAAAATTAGAAGAAGCGCACGAAATCGGATCAGGGGGCAAACCGGACAACGGGACAACGAACCAAAACTCTGACGGCACCACTGATCTATCCGAAGACCAGCCAACAAAAGTGAATAAAAAAGCTGCTTCGGACAAAAAAGCTGCAAAAACGGAAGAAGCGAAAAAAGCCGACGGTGAACTTGATATCTCGCATGAAAAAGAAGGTGACCTTGATCAGGTAGCACAGGAAACAGCTGCCGAAAAGCAGGCTGAAGCAGCCAAAGAAGCCGAGGAAGAACTAGCAAAACAAACACCTGTTGCAACACCTGAACAAGTGAATGCCGCAAAGGAAGCGGAGCAGAATTTAGCTGAACAGCTAGCAAAGACAGCCCCAGCAGCCATTGGTGCAACCCCATCTGTCGCTGATCTTCAGGCAGATCTTGCTGCCGCCAATGCTGAAGTTGACCAAGCGGCAACACAGTCGCCAACGACTACGAATGACGTTCCGCCTCTAGCTGGTGCTGTCGGTGGAGACCAATGGAAAAATGACGCGGGTGAACCTGCGATGGGTGGAACGCTAAATGCAACGACCGAACAAGCAGCCGAAGAATCACGACGGGCAGCCGACGATGATCGTAATCGGACTATTTTGAGTCACGGTGGTAATGGGTATATTGCCGACAGTACAGCGCCAGCATACCAATCACCTTTGAATTCATCGACTGCTCCTCCGGAAGAACCTTCGGTCGTCGATCCTTTCCAGAACGTTACGGCATCGGCAAATAATGATACTGCGCCGACTGCGTATGTCGCGCCAGTGCAACCAACCGAAACGTTAGCGCAACTTGATGAACAAACAAGAGCACCGCACGAAGATGCGCGGGCAGCGATTAATGCCGCGTTTGAAGCGGCACCAATTCCGGCACCAAGTTCCGCGCCCCAACCGCAGGCATTTCCAGCTCCAGAGGGTAGCTCGCTTCCTCCTGTTGGGCTGCCACCGCTTCCGCCGTTACCAGATTTCTCAACATTGCCTCCGTTACCTTCGCAGCCGCCAGCTGACACAAGCGGTCCTTCAGGTGCACTGCCACCCGAAAAGCTAGAGGATATGTTTAAACCTGCGCCTCCAGCGCCTGCTGCACCCGCGCCGACAGCTCCTGATCAATTCAAGATTCCTGGCCAATCCTAAGTCTTGATAATAAAGTGATTTAATCCCAGGTCGTTCCCTAAAAGGGCGATCTGGTTTTCGTAATCACCACGCTGCGTATGATGGGCTTTCATAACGGTGATGATGTCATCTTTGATCTCGCGCGCGTCAATTGTTTCATTAATTTCTTCGGGCAAGCGGCCTGCTTCCATATAAATCCAGTCGGTGTTCATGTTCTTATGCTGGTTATTCGGCAAGCAGAATAGCCGAATTCGTATAAACTTTTCGTCTTGGGATTTTAGGCGGTAAAATGCTAAGCAGGCAGCTCTTGCGGCGACAATATGATCAATGTGGCCAGTAAGGCCGTTACTGTCCAGGCTCATAAATTCAATTTCAACGTCACCAGCTTCATTCCGAAGAACTTCTTTTACTAAATTTTCGACTTTTCCGGCGATTTCGATCATAGAAAGGTTAGATAAGGTGCCGTCAGTATATCCAAAATGATGCATTGACGTTGCACCAAGCAACTCACCAGCTTTGTGCCATTCCTGCAGGCGCGTACTGCCTAAATCGGGATCATTATCTGGATTTGTGCCATTTTCACCAGCTGTCAGGGTGACAAGATGCAGTTCGGTTTCAGCCCGGGTTTCAAGTAATAACGTTCCGCAAGGTCCGAATGCTTCGTCGTCGGGATGAGCAAAAATACCAAAAATAATTTTCTTCATGATTTTAGTATAGCCGATTACATTCCCATAGACATGAAGAGAGCCCGCTGATGGACTCGCGCTGATGATATTCATCAGGGGGGTCTCTTCATACGGGCTCGGTGTTACATTCCACAGAAACCTTGGCTGGGAATCAGAACGCGAGGAACATGTTTCAGTCCTGCGCGCTGTTCTCCAGACGCTTCAAAAGCCGGGCGGCTCTGGGTTTGCCAAACACCTCTGTCTCGTCACCGAGATTTTCGAGATGTAAGGCAATGGTGTTGATGCAGATGATGCCCATTTTTCGCAGATCTGCATCGTGCCAATCCCCAGTCTCGTTGATGCTCATGGCATCGTCAAAGACGTACCGTACCAGTTTCTTTAGACGCCTGCGCCTGAGGAAGGTCAGTCTGTAGTGTCGGTACTCCAACTCCTGGGCAACGTAGCCCCAGAGGTTCTTGCGCTGACGACGTTTAATGCTCCATGCCATAATAGCTCCATTGGTCGAGTTGATACAGAGCGTGCACACTGTTATGTAACGCTACTATTTTAACATAGAATGGTAAAATAGTCAATCAATTGAGAACAAAACAGAGAGGGGGTATACTGGTGAAATGCTAGATGGAATAATTCTTATAGACAAGCCAGCTGAAATGACCAGCTTTGGCGTCGTGGCGCGTGTTCGCCGCGTCTTGACCCAGCAGGCGGGTAAAAAGGTCAAAGTAGGACACACGGGGACACTTGACCCATTCGCGACCGGCCTTATGATCCTAGTTATTGGCAAAGAATGTAAAAACGCGGGTACATACAGCAAGCTCGACAAAGTGTATGAAGCGACGGTTCGATTAGGGCAATCCAGCACAACCGGAGACCCGGAGGGCGAAATTACTGATGTTTCCGACAAACAACCGACCCGCCAAGAAGTTGAAAATGCATTGAAGCAGTTTACGGGTGAAATTTCACAGCGCCCACCTATTTTTAGTGCTATTAAAATAAACGGCCAGCGCGCATACAAACTCGCACGTGACGGGCAGGAAGTCGAGATTCCGCTCCGCACGGTTACTGTTTATAGCCTTGAACTTTTAGATTACACCTATCCCGAGGTTAAAATTCGGGTACATGTCAGTAGCGGCACATATATCCGAAGCCTAGCGGTGGACATCGGAAAGGTCCTGGGGACGGATGCGTATTGTACGGATCTACGACGTATATCAATAAGCAAATGGAACGTATCAGATGCCAAACAGCTCAGCGACCTCGGCATTGTAAGTTAAAGGACAGAGTGCTTAAATAGGCATATGAACCGGTGGGCAAAACAAAAAGGGTTTACGCTTGTTGAACTCCTTATCGTAATCGTTGTCATCGCAATTTTGGCTGCCATTACGATCGTCGCGTTCAATGGTATACAAGAACGTGGTCGGCAAGCAAAAATCCAAGCCGATCTTGGGCAAATTGAAAAAGCAATTTTTGCTGCGCGTATTCAATCAGGTAAAACGCTATGGAGTATTTCGAGCGGGTCGGGTGTAACGGCTGACGCTTGCGGAAGTATGGCAGCTGGAACGGACTTTGCGGCACTGCCCAAAACTGATGCGTGCTGGGTAAAGTATCTCGATACGCTAGACAGAATTAGCGTGGCAGGTGGAGTGAATGTCCGTAATATTGTCGACCCATGGCAGCGCCCGTACTTCATATACGAGAATGAAGGCCGGACAACGCCGACGGACTGCACCAAAGATATACTTGGAAACTTTAAAAATCCTCATGTGCAGTGGGACGCGACCAATACACGTAACGTCTCCAATAGTTTGACGAATTGTTAAATCGTCGATTTGGTAGACGATATATATAAAGAACTATTGACGCAACAGATTTAAATCGGTATATTCGTACGGGTTCGATAACCTTCGGACATGGTTCGAGAGTGAAAGTGAGATACTGAGACGCAATGAGTGATGAGCTACCTCTTAATCCCCGCGACAAGGAGAAAGATCCGTTCGCGGGAATTAAAAAGGCTGATGAAAAGGCTGCCCAAACGTCTGAGAATACCCGAGGCCGACTTGGGCGAACGGTGAGGAATTCAACTGCTCGGCACGTAGACCTCAATCCAACAGAAGGGAAGAAGTCTCGTCGAGGTAAGAAGAAAGGCAATCCCAAAAGTTAACCCCTGACTCTCCTCGATCCATCCGTGACTTCCTAGACTCATATGTAGTCTAGGAAGTCACGGTACGACAATTTCCTCTAACCTGTTGAAAACTGTGCACAACTCTGTTACAATATCTCGTGATGATTACAGCAGATAACAAAGCCAAGGCACTTGCTTTGACACAGACTCACAAAACCGACGTCGGTAGCCCACAGGCACAGGCATCTGTTTTAACGGTTCGTATCAAGGAGATTACCGAGCACCTAAAGACTAACAAGCACGACCACATGGCTCGTCGCGGACTTATTCAGATGGTCGGTCGTCGCAAACGATTGCTCAAATACCTCGAATCAAAAGATTTCGAAAGCTACAAAGCAGTCGTCGCCGCACTAAAACTCCGCAAATAAACAAGGCGGAGTTTTTTAGGTTGCGTCTTACTAAATTTTAAGACAACCAGACCTTTTATTTTGGAAGGTCTTTTAGCTGTCTAATGCATTAAGTTATATAATTAAGGAGGGGCGAATTACGTATGGCGTCTGAAAAGATGGAATTTGAACGTACTTCTTTCGAATCACCTAACGGTGATGCCGAAATTGATAAACTAACAGAACTGCGTAATTTGCGGTGGTTAGATAATCATCTCCCGGGAATTATTTACAGGTATCCAGGTAACTTCGCGTTAGTGTTCGCTGATATGGATAACCTCAAAGAGGTAAACGACGAATATGATCATGACGAGGGCGATCAATATATCGCAAATGTCGCCCACGTACTTCGCGAGATGCTTCGCCGAGACGACTCGGTCGTTATTCGCATATCAGGAGACGAGCTGATAATTTTGCTGATGGGCGTGAGTAGC containing:
- a CDS encoding HAD family phosphatase; translated protein: MIRAIIFDCFGVLYLDASRYFYEHHVVGYERLQPELLSLNKAYDYGLLSQKELDQAVSDLTGLDLPFVSEHIQGVHRRNQKLLEYAETLRHDYKVGMLSNIGIGAMDEFFSPAERVQLFDAVVLSGEESLTKPHPRIFELTAERLGLQPHECVMIDDIEENCAGADAAGMKAILYQSNTQVKAELRALLGDK
- the mutM gene encoding bifunctional DNA-formamidopyrimidine glycosylase/DNA-(apurinic or apyrimidinic site) lyase gives rise to the protein MPELPEVETVRRGLQSLIVGLKIKDVSHDTLKSFPNAAADVGEFLTHASITGIRRRAKVLLIDLSTKYTLVIHLKMTGQLVYRGEAVFGAGHPNDSLIGELPDRSTRVTLAFTDDSHLYFNDQRKFGWMKLLPTIEVPNIDFMKKVGPEPLEADFTAREFAERFKRRSKTSIKAALLDQTVVAGVGNIYADESLWGAKIHPKRLVNTITDSEFKKLHTELRSVMNLAIEKGGSTDKNYVNAEGKRGSYMDFARVFRREGQPCPRCGTTIIKFKAAGRGTHICPHCQTL
- a CDS encoding VOC family protein, whose product is MASVQKITPSLWFDDNCEEAINFYVSVFPDSKIEMIQRYPEGVQEGPMKDMGGKVLTGIFQLAGQRFQALDGGPIFKFNEAISFSVECETQEEIDHYWENLSAVPESEQCGWCKDKFGMSWQIVPKQLGEFMTSDDPEKVGRVMEAFMQMKKFDIAKLQEAYDGK
- the holA gene encoding DNA polymerase III subunit delta translates to MITLLVGENNFEVTRAIQKLAADFEGAVEKIDGSELELRQLPDLLAGATLFADKRLVVIKNLSDNKTMWSNFVDFIPRVSDDVHLVIVEPKPDKRTKTYKDLQKVAQVQEFKVWGERDDRVAEEWVVKEAQNLGFELDKKSAAKVVRQIGVDQWQLYRALEKLAMVDSITPAVIEEIIDTNPTENVFHLFDAALKGDSAKVQHMVATLQLTEDPYRLFGLLSGQVFQLVALVLSEKPSGEVAKDIGVHPYALSQLASHAKSLGKAKVKKIVDAFAEADADMKSLGIEPWILLERALLKVANVT
- the rpsT gene encoding 30S ribosomal protein S20, which gives rise to MPIIKSAIKRMKQTIKRNERNVGIKRDIKDATKAFLAKPTAAGLSAAQSELDTAVKKKLMKKNTVARRKAQLSKVAKEAGVKLATGKKAPAKAAAKPAAKKAEAKPVAAKKPVTKAAAKPAVAKKAPAKKPAAKKAAK
- a CDS encoding PIG-L family deacetylase; amino-acid sequence: MKKIIFGIFAHPDDEAFGPCGTLLLETRAETELHLVTLTAGENGTNPDNDPDLGSTRLQEWHKAGELLGATSMHHFGYTDGTLSNLSMIEIAGKVENLVKEVLRNEAGDVEIEFMSLDSNGLTGHIDHIVAARAACLAFYRLKSQDEKFIRIRLFCLPNNQHKNMNTDWIYMEAGRLPEEINETIDAREIKDDIITVMKAHHTQRGDYENQIALLGNDLGLNHFIIKT
- the truB gene encoding tRNA pseudouridine(55) synthase TruB, which translates into the protein MLDGIILIDKPAEMTSFGVVARVRRVLTQQAGKKVKVGHTGTLDPFATGLMILVIGKECKNAGTYSKLDKVYEATVRLGQSSTTGDPEGEITDVSDKQPTRQEVENALKQFTGEISQRPPIFSAIKINGQRAYKLARDGQEVEIPLRTVTVYSLELLDYTYPEVKIRVHVSSGTYIRSLAVDIGKVLGTDAYCTDLRRISISKWNVSDAKQLSDLGIVS
- a CDS encoding type II secretion system protein; this encodes MNRWAKQKGFTLVELLIVIVVIAILAAITIVAFNGIQERGRQAKIQADLGQIEKAIFAARIQSGKTLWSISSGSGVTADACGSMAAGTDFAALPKTDACWVKYLDTLDRISVAGGVNVRNIVDPWQRPYFIYENEGRTTPTDCTKDILGNFKNPHVQWDATNTRNVSNSLTNC
- the rpsO gene encoding 30S ribosomal protein S15, whose amino-acid sequence is MITADNKAKALALTQTHKTDVGSPQAQASVLTVRIKEITEHLKTNKHDHMARRGLIQMVGRRKRLLKYLESKDFESYKAVVAALKLRK
- a CDS encoding GGDEF domain-containing protein; protein product: MASEKMEFERTSFESPNGDAEIDKLTELRNLRWLDNHLPGIIYRYPGNFALVFADMDNLKEVNDEYDHDEGDQYIANVAHVLREMLRRDDSVVIRISGDELIILLMGVSSEENMNLAISRFTEELDDIGAPTSFGGVVHMPGQTGEDLKKAADAASQFNKHQRQIANLTVVQIEAIGDAAVGLEAEGISLRGLAGRVEALRLAGILPPSKS